The Rubricoccus marinus nucleotide sequence GGCGACGGCGGCGAGGGCGGCGTAGCCGCGCCAGAGGCCAGAAAGCCCCAGCCGCGCGAGGCCGAACGCGGCGAGGAGGTGCGTGGGCCAGAGCCAGAGGAGTTCGAGGTTGGCCTCGGTCACGCTGTGGTCGCTCGCGAACCACATCAGCAGCAGGACCACGCCGGCCAGCCCCGCGAGGGCGAACAGCACGCCATCGGCGCGGGCGCCCCAGCGGCGGAGGCGGTCCGAGCGGAGGTGGCGGCGCATCCAGAGCGTCGCGCCGAGCGCGATCGCGAGCAGCGCCCAGGCGAGCGCCAGAGGCCAGGGGAACGAGGCCTCTGGCGGCGGCGGGACCCAGAAGACCGTATCGCGCGCGGCCACGAGCGGGCGCCCGTCCACGGTCGCGTCGTCGAAGGCGCGCATGAGGTCGAGCGGGAGGAACGTGGCCTCTCGCGGCGTGGGGACCTCGTCGGCCGGGACGCCGATGCCGAGGTTGGTGCCGAGGTGAAGCCACGGGCTCGCCTCGGTGTAGGCGTTCAGCATGTCGCGGAACGTGCGCGGCTCGCCATCCGGGCCGGGCGCCGGCGGCGCGAGCGCGACGCCAGAGGAGGCCTCGCCAGAGGCCGCGAGCGCGAGGTCCAGCATGTCCACGAGCCGCGTCGAGCAGTTGTCACGCACGAAGTCGTAGCGGTAGGCGCGGTTCTCGGGCTTCGCGTTCTCCTCCAGCGCGGCGTAGAGGTCGCGGACGGTCTGCGGCGAGACGTCCAGCACCTGCTCGATCATCGGGCGCTCGAAAAGCTGGTACTTGTACACCTCGTTCTCGAACGGAGCCGTGTCGAGGATGTAGTCCAGGTGGCCGCGCAGGAAGCGGACGACGAAGCCGGGCTGGTTGAAGTCGAACGTGCCGTAGTTGTACGTCTTGTCGAGGCCTGTGGCCGGGTCCTGGATGCGGAACGCGCTGTGGCCCCAGGCGCTGTAGACCTCCTCGCCGGGCAGCATCGTGAGCAGCGAGACGCGGGCGCTATCGGAGAGCGCCGGGGTGGGGTCGGCCTCTGGCGCGAGCAGCGCGTCGAGGTTGCGGCCGGGCTGGGCGGCGGCGCCAGAGGCGGCCAGCACGAGGAGGAGCAGGAGGCGGGCGAATCGCATAGGGGAAGCTACCCGGCCTAGCTTCGGCTCGCCGTGACCGATCCGTTCGCTTCTGCCCGCTTCTCTGGCCGCTGGCGCCCGTACCAAGCGCGGGTGCTGGCGGAGTTGGACGCGCACTTGGAAGACGAGCGCGTGCACGTCGTCGCGCCGCCGGGCTCGGGCAAAACGCTGGTCGGGCTGGAGGCCGTGGTCCGGATGGGGCGCCCGGCGCTAGTCCTCGCGCCGACGCTCGCGCTGCGCGAGCAGTGGCTGGACCGCTTCCGCGAGCACTACGGGGGAGGGGGGAGTGGCGAGCGGGCAGTGGCCGAGGAGGCCGCGGCCTCTGGCGTGGGGGCCTTTGGCGCGGCACCGCGCGGACACACCAGCGGTGTGTCCCTACGGGAGGGATCGGCCTCTGGCGAGGTTCGCCTCTCGACGGACCTTCTGGCGCCAGAGGCCCTGACGGTCACGACGTACCAGGCGCTCCACGTCGCGCACACGTCCAGCCCCGAGCCTCTGGCAGCGGCGCTGCGCGCGGCGGGGATCGGCACGCTCGTCGTGGACGAGGCGCACCACCTGCGCAACGCGTGGTGGCGCACGCTGGACGAGGTCCGCGAGGCGCTGCCGGGCGTCCACGTCGTCGCGCTGACGGCGACGCCACCGTACGACGTGCCCGCGGCGGAGTGGGGCCGCTACCGCTCCTTCTGCGGCGCGCCCGACGCCGAGATCACGACGCCCGAACTCGTCCGCGCCGGCCACCTCTGCCCGCACCTCGACGCCGTGCACCTCTCGACGCCTCTGGCGGCGGAGCAAGCTGCGCTCGACGTGTTCCACGAGGAGGCCGCGGAGTTCGCGGACGCGTTCGCCAGAGGCCCGTTTATCGACGCGCTCGCGGAGCATCCGTGGATCGCGGCGCCAGAGGCCCACGCCGACGCCATCGCGGACGACGGGCCGGAATGGTTCGTGGCCGCGCTGGGCCTCTTGCGCGAGACCGGGCGCGATGTAGCCGCGCCAGCGGCGGTCCTGGACCTCGCGCCAGAGGACATCCCGCCGCTGCGCATGAGCGTGCTGAGCCGCATTCTGGAGGGCGTCCTCGGGCCACAGGCCGCGGTGTTCGACGCGGCGCTGGGCCCGAAGTCGGTGCGCGAGTTGGGCGCCGAGCTCCGCCGCATGGGCGCGAGGGTGGGCTCGCGCGTGCTCCTGCACCGGCCGCCGGCCGTGCAGAAGGCGCTGGGGCGGAGCGCGTCGAAGATGGAGGCCGTGGCGGAGATCGTGGCGTTCGAGGCAGCGCACCGTGAGAACGAGCTGCGCGCCGTTGTCCTGGCCGACCGCATCCACGAGGAGGCGTGGGCGTCAGGCTACGCCGCGCAGCCGCGCCTGGGCGTCGCGCCGCTGTTCTCGCGCCTTCGCGAACTGGACGCACCCGCGGCGACCGTCGCGGCGCTGACCGGGCAGTTCGCCGCCATCCCGGCCTTCGTGCTTCCCGCGCTGCGGCGCGAACTGGAAGCCTCTGGCGCGAGAGGCCACCTAGGTGACCGCCTGAGCGCCGAGCCTCAGGCGACGGACCGCGAGACGCTCCGCGTCACGCTCGACGGCGCTGGAACGGGCCTCGTCGGGCCGATGACGCGGCTGTTCGCCCGCGGTGAGGTCCGTGTGCTCGTCGGGACCGTCGCGCTGCTGGGCGAGGGGTGGGACTCGCCCCAAGCCAACGTGCTCGTGGCTGCGTCCTACGCGGCCACGTTTGTGCAGACGGGCCAGATGCGCGGGCGCGTGCTCCGCACCGATCCCGCCCAGCCGGACAAGGTCAGCACCGTCTGGCACCTCGCGTGCGTGGAGCCCGGCGCCGAGGACGGCGGCCCGGATCTCGCGACGCTCCGGCGCCGCTTCGCCGCCTTTGCCGGCCCGCGCGATGCCGACCCGCCACGCCTCGAAACGGGCCTCGCGCGCCTGGGCCTCCCATCGCCGCCGTTCGCCTCTGGCGATGTGCGGCAAACCAACGCGCGCACTTACGAGGCCGCCGTCTCGCTCGGCCGCGTGCGGCGCCTCTGGCGCGACGCCGTGGGAGACGAGGCCGACGGGCGGCGCCTCCGGCCCGCGCTCCGCGTTCCGCGCCAGAGGCCTCCCGTCTCGCCGCGCATCCAGATCCGCCAGAGGCCCTGGACGCATCGCTACCCGACGGGCTGGGCCGCTGGCGCCGGAGCCCTCGCCGCGGCGGGCGCCGGCGGTCTCGGCATCGCGCCCGTTCTCGCGATGGCGCTCTGGGCCGGCAGCCTCGGGCTGGGCGGCGTGGCCGCCGTTCTCGCCGTCGTGGAGCGCGTCGGGCGCCAGAGGCACCGCGAGGCCGTGGGCGAGAATGGCCTTCGCCTGGAAGCCGTCGGCGAGGCCGTCCTGAGCGCGCTCCAAACGACGGGCCTCGTGGACGCCAGAGGCGCGGAGGTTGTGGTGGAGCGCGTGGGCGACGCGCTCGACGTGCGGCTGGACGGCGCCGACGTGGCCTCTGGCGAGGTCTTCGCCGCGGCGCTCGCGGACACCATCGGCGAGGCCGGCTCGCCGCGCTACCTGCTGGATTGCGGCGGCGCGTTCGTGCCGGTCCCGGACGTGCTCGGGCGGAAGAAAGCGCTCGCTGAGACGTTTCTGGCCGCGTGGACGGAGCGCGTCGGCCCGGCCTCACTCGTGTTTACGCGCACCCCGGCCGGGCGGCGGCCTCTGGCGGCGGCGCGGGCGCGCGGTGCATGGGGTCTGGGCGAGATCGAACGCGTGCGCCGGTGGGGATGAGGGATGAGGGATGAGGGATGAGGGATGAGGGATGAGGGATGAGGGATGAGGGATGAGGAGGGGCGCCGGCCGTTTTGTTCCGCCAGAGGCCCTGTTCGGCACGCGCTGGTCCGCCCCGTCTCTGGCGCCTCGGCCTCCCGTAGTAGGGGCGTATCGCATACGCCCCCCTTTCAGGATGCCTCCGGGCCTCGCCTCTGGCGCGGTACAAATGCCCCTCACCCTGTCCCTCTCCCGAGGGGAGAGGGGACCTCGCCCGTGGGTTCCAAGAATCCTCTGGCGCCAGAGGCGGGCGCGGGACAGCTTTACCCAGTACCCAGTACCCAGTACCCAGTACCCAGTACCCAGTACCCAGACGCCGACCGCCAGAGGCTCGCACAACCGCGATCTTCCCGTACCCCGTACCCCGTACCCCGTACCCCGTACCGCCCGTGACCCGGAAAGAGAAAGCCCGCCTCGTCCTCGACCGCCTCTCCCAGTACATCCCGCAGCCCGAGACCGAGCTCGACTTCGGGAGCGAGTTCCAGCTCCTGATCGCCGTCATCCTCTCGGCGCAGTGCACGGATAAGCGCGTGAACATGGTCACGCCCGCGCTGTTCGAGGCGTACCCCACGGCCCGGGCCATGGCGGAGGCCGAGGCGGAGGACATCTTCCCGTTTATCGCGTCGGTCTCGTACCCCAACAACAAGGCGAAGGCGCTCGCCAAGACCGCCCGCATGCTGCGCGACGAGTACGGCGGCGAGGTCCCGCGCGAGCACGCCGAGCTCGTCAAGCTCGCGGGCGTGGGGCGCAAAACGGCCAACGTCGTGGTGCAGGTGGCCTTTGGGGAGGCCGCCATCGCGGTGGACACGCACGTCTTCCGCGTTGCCAACCGGATTGGCCTCGTCAAGGACCAGCCGACGCCTCTGGCGGTGGAGAAGGGGCTCCGCCGCGTGCTCCCGCGCGAGGAGTGGGGCGAGGCGCACCACCTGTTCATCCTCCACGGCCGGTACACCTGCGAGGCGCGCGCGCCGAAGTGCGACCGCTGCCCCCTGACGGACCTCTGCGACTACTACGCGAAGCTCCAGGCACTCCCGGATGACGTCCCGGGCCTGGACGCGAAAAAGGGCCGCTACTGGTCCAAGACCACCGGCCGTTACTTCGACGAGCCCGCCACGAAGACCGACCGCTACGGCGTGGAGCAGCTCTGCGAGCCGTCGACGGGCTCAATGAACCTCTTCGACGCCAAGACCGGCCGCACGACTAAGAAAGTCCGCGACTACCGCGTCTGAGCCTCTGGCGCCGTGCGGGCCTCGTTCACGCCAGAGGCCCCTGGCGCAGAGCGCGCGCGATAGGCCGCGAGGTCGCGCGCGTGCCGCTCGCTGCCGAGGCGGGCCGCGCGTTCGAGCCAGTAGGCGGAGCGCTCGTAGTCCTGCTCCACGCCGTCGCCGTCGCGGTACATGTAGGCGAGCATCCCGATGGCGTCCAGGTTGTCCTCGCGGGCGAGGGCCTCGAACTCGTCGGCGACCCCGGCGGTGTCTCCATCGACGAAGCGCTCGAACGCGAGCCGGAACTTCGCGTCCCGGTCCCCGCGCTCGGCTTGCTGCTCCCAGTGGGAGATCCAGTCCTCCTGCGTCCAGTCGCGTTGGGTCTCGCAGCCGCTGGCCACGAGCAAGAAGAGGCAGAACGCGAGGCGCATAGCGGGGTGGGGCAGGAGGGACGCGGGGGATATCGGCACCGCCCGAGCGGAGCTATAGCCTCTGGCGCCAGAAGCCTCCGGCGCGATCTTCCGCGCCCACCGCCGTTTCCGCCCGTGTCTCTGCTCTCCGACTTCAAGTCGTTCGCCCTCCGTGGCAACCTCATCGACCTCGCCATCGGCTTCACCGTCGGCGCCGCGTTCACCACCGTCGCGCAGTCCCTCGTGGACGACCTGTTGATGCCGCCGCTTGGCATCCTGCTCGGGACGACGGACTTCTCGGACTACTACTGGCTGCTCCAGGAAGGCGAGGGCGCGCCGGGGCCGTACGACACCATCCAGGCCGCGCAAGAGGCCGGGGCGGTGACGCTGAACTACGGGGCGTTCCTCACCAACGTGCTCACGTTCCTCATCGTCGCCCTCGCGGTGTTCGTCATCGTTCGGCTCGTGATGCGCGCCAGCCGCGCGGTGCAGGACGAGTTCGGCGAGACCGAGGACGAGAGCACGCCGGAGACGAAGAAGTGCGCCTACTGCCGCGAGGCCGTCCCGTTCAAGGCCAGCCGGTGCTCGCACTGCACCTCGTTCCTGGGCACCGACGGCGGCCCGCTCCAGCCCGACGCCGCGCTCACGCCCGGCCGCCCGCCAGAGGACACAGCTCTCCCAGCCTCTGGCGCATGATGTGGCCTCTGGCGCCAGAGGCGGAGGGGCCTGTGGATACCGGCCCGGGGGCGGTATACACCCAAGGGCATATTGCGAACGACGTTGACACGCAAGAGGGTGCCTCGTAGCCTGGGCGTGTAATCCCGCGCGGTGGCTCCGCTTTTATCACGCCTCGCGCCGCCCATTACTTGTTCTACCGCACTCCCGAACGAATGGGCAAGCTGCAACTCGCTGCGGCGCTCGCTGCTGTTGGGTTCTCGCCATTCCTGGCAAGCTGGCTCTACTACGAGTTCGCAGCGGAGGGGGCCGCGTCCCCGTACGCTCGCGGAAACGCCATGCCGTTCGACAGGGGAAGGTGGCACATGGACTACGAGCACTCTCGTCACTTCATGGTGGACGACCTTCTTCGGACCCACGACTTTCGCGGCTGGACGCGGCCCCAGGTCGAAGCCCTTCTTGGCGAGGCCGATCTAACTCAGACCGGCTTTACAATCCCACTCGGCGAGGACTACCCCGGTCGGGAGTCCATCCCACGGAGGTACTACCTCGATTTTGGAGCCGATCAAGACGGACTGGTGACCGGCGCACGATTCCGGTGCGCCGGTGAGTGCTAGCCGTGCGGTAGAACCCGCCGCTGTAGGCCGACCGGGGGCACGGGCGTTCTTGGCTCGTCCGACCGTCGGTGCCTACTTTCGCTCGTCCACTCGCTGTGCCGTCAGCCCCGGCGGCTAAGCGGCCATCTGTTCTACCGCACGCCCGTCATGCTAGTCAAGGCGCTAGTTCTAGTCGCTCCCGTCGTGGCGGTCGTATGTGGTGTGGTGATCCTAGTGGAAAGATCCAACCTGGAGAGTCCTGGGTTCTTGGAGCAAAGCCAAAGCAAGAGAGCCAAGGTCGCGAAAGCGGTGTTCACCGCGACTGCTGCACTACTGTTTGCGGCCTTCATCTTCGGCTGGTAAGCAGTGCGGAAGTCTCAGCCTGCAAGGCTGGTAGTCCCGTGCGGTAGAACCAAGCGCTGCAGGCCGACAGCACGCCACGCCAGAGGCCTCTGGCGCCTAGCGCCCCAGCTCCGTCGCGCGCCAGAGGTACCAACTCGCCACGCTGCGCCAGGGGCGGAAGGGCTCGCCCGCGG carries:
- a CDS encoding DEAD/DEAH box helicase family protein translates to MTDPFASARFSGRWRPYQARVLAELDAHLEDERVHVVAPPGSGKTLVGLEAVVRMGRPALVLAPTLALREQWLDRFREHYGGGGSGERAVAEEAAASGVGAFGAAPRGHTSGVSLREGSASGEVRLSTDLLAPEALTVTTYQALHVAHTSSPEPLAAALRAAGIGTLVVDEAHHLRNAWWRTLDEVREALPGVHVVALTATPPYDVPAAEWGRYRSFCGAPDAEITTPELVRAGHLCPHLDAVHLSTPLAAEQAALDVFHEEAAEFADAFARGPFIDALAEHPWIAAPEAHADAIADDGPEWFVAALGLLRETGRDVAAPAAVLDLAPEDIPPLRMSVLSRILEGVLGPQAAVFDAALGPKSVRELGAELRRMGARVGSRVLLHRPPAVQKALGRSASKMEAVAEIVAFEAAHRENELRAVVLADRIHEEAWASGYAAQPRLGVAPLFSRLRELDAPAATVAALTGQFAAIPAFVLPALRRELEASGARGHLGDRLSAEPQATDRETLRVTLDGAGTGLVGPMTRLFARGEVRVLVGTVALLGEGWDSPQANVLVAASYAATFVQTGQMRGRVLRTDPAQPDKVSTVWHLACVEPGAEDGGPDLATLRRRFAAFAGPRDADPPRLETGLARLGLPSPPFASGDVRQTNARTYEAAVSLGRVRRLWRDAVGDEADGRRLRPALRVPRQRPPVSPRIQIRQRPWTHRYPTGWAAGAGALAAAGAGGLGIAPVLAMALWAGSLGLGGVAAVLAVVERVGRQRHREAVGENGLRLEAVGEAVLSALQTTGLVDARGAEVVVERVGDALDVRLDGADVASGEVFAAALADTIGEAGSPRYLLDCGGAFVPVPDVLGRKKALAETFLAAWTERVGPASLVFTRTPAGRRPLAAARARGAWGLGEIERVRRWG
- the nth gene encoding endonuclease III, yielding MTRKEKARLVLDRLSQYIPQPETELDFGSEFQLLIAVILSAQCTDKRVNMVTPALFEAYPTARAMAEAEAEDIFPFIASVSYPNNKAKALAKTARMLRDEYGGEVPREHAELVKLAGVGRKTANVVVQVAFGEAAIAVDTHVFRVANRIGLVKDQPTPLAVEKGLRRVLPREEWGEAHHLFILHGRYTCEARAPKCDRCPLTDLCDYYAKLQALPDDVPGLDAKKGRYWSKTTGRYFDEPATKTDRYGVEQLCEPSTGSMNLFDAKTGRTTKKVRDYRV
- the mscL gene encoding large conductance mechanosensitive channel protein MscL; its protein translation is MSLLSDFKSFALRGNLIDLAIGFTVGAAFTTVAQSLVDDLLMPPLGILLGTTDFSDYYWLLQEGEGAPGPYDTIQAAQEAGAVTLNYGAFLTNVLTFLIVALAVFVIVRLVMRASRAVQDEFGETEDESTPETKKCAYCREAVPFKASRCSHCTSFLGTDGGPLQPDAALTPGRPPEDTALPASGA
- a CDS encoding SEL1-like repeat protein, which codes for MRLAFCLFLLVASGCETQRDWTQEDWISHWEQQAERGDRDAKFRLAFERFVDGDTAGVADEFEALAREDNLDAIGMLAYMYRDGDGVEQDYERSAYWLERAARLGSERHARDLAAYRARSAPGASGVNEARTAPEAQTR
- a CDS encoding DUF4105 domain-containing protein → MRFARLLLLLVLAASGAAAQPGRNLDALLAPEADPTPALSDSARVSLLTMLPGEEVYSAWGHSAFRIQDPATGLDKTYNYGTFDFNQPGFVVRFLRGHLDYILDTAPFENEVYKYQLFERPMIEQVLDVSPQTVRDLYAALEENAKPENRAYRYDFVRDNCSTRLVDMLDLALAASGEASSGVALAPPAPGPDGEPRTFRDMLNAYTEASPWLHLGTNLGIGVPADEVPTPREATFLPLDLMRAFDDATVDGRPLVAARDTVFWVPPPPEASFPWPLALAWALLAIALGATLWMRRHLRSDRLRRWGARADGVLFALAGLAGVVLLLMWFASDHSVTEANLELLWLWPTHLLAAFGLARLGLSGLWRGYAALAAVATLAVVLLWWLWPEPMHAAGIPLALLLAFRAGVRAFRPDL